The Fodinibius salicampi DNA window AAATAGAGGTAAACAGCCATCTTTTGGTTTTGTATAATTCTTGAACCGTAATAAAAAAAGCGCCTACCGGAATAAATACTACCACCTCAGCCAAAAAAATTCTCCCTAAGCTGAATGTCTCCCCCATTTCTGCCACAATAAAACTGGTGACTGTAAAATTATACAGTACGTAAATAGATGCAGCTACCGCTAAAACTAAACCCGACTGTTTCATTATCTGTATTCCTGTTGTTCTGCCTCTTATAGTGATTTAAAAGGTGTCATTTACCCTCATCATACTTACAAAATTCACTATAGTGCCACCGTTTTTTCTCTCTAAAGATACATTTAGTACCGCAAAATAAGGAAGAAAATGTGATGAAGTACTATAATATTGCAACGAATAACTTATCTCTATAGAAAAATAGTTACTGGTTTACTCCCATTTAATATTTCATCACGCTCTATTACCATTTTATCACATACTGCTATCGTTCGTCACTTAATCACAACCTCCATTCTTGCTTCGCGTATACTTCTTCAAGCACCCCAATACTAACCAACAAGGAAAACAATGAAAGCTATCAACTCACTTACCAAAGTATTCGGATTTCTGTTGATCTCAGTAATATTTATGACAGCAACAGAAATTGCGGAAGCACAAATGAAATCTGATATAATTCAATATGTATTGAAGAGCGATTCAAAAGCATTGTCGACTGCTCTATCGAACGGAGCAGATGTAAACCAGCAAACAAAAGTAGGAAATACTCCCCTCATGATTGCAGCTAAAATTGGTGATCGCCTGACAATTGAGGCACTTCTATCCAATGATGCTAACGTTAACTTACGTAATGACGCAGGAGCAACAGCACTCATGATTGCAGCAAAATATAACAATTCCCATATTGTTACTGCACTGCTTGATAACGGAGCTGATCCAACGATTAAAAATAATGATGGACATACCGCCTCTAGTTTTGCCAAGGCTTACAAACGATCTGAAATTTTTGCTCAGCTAAAATTAGCTGAACAAAACTTCATTGCTCAAAAGTAAAATATGTCGAACATGAATAATAACATATTCCAAATTGAAAATAAGAAAAGCCTTCCATACAAAATGGAAGGCTTTTTATATTGGTTCCATATTTTAGCAGCTGCTGTGGTACTATCAAATGATGCGGAATGCTTGATATACAATATACAATACCACTAGATATACCATCGAGCCTGTCTTTAACCAATAGAGTAGGTGATAGTTCTAAAGAATCGAGATAACTTAGCTTGATCAGCAACTCCGGTCGCCAGCTAAAGGTTTAAAACTAAGATTTATGGAGTTAAATTTTTGTATAAAGGTGCGAAAAGATACACTTATGTACAAAAACGCATACACTTATAAATAAATGTATGTAAACTTGTGCACATGTATGTATCAGAAAAAAATAATGCCATAAATGTCTTTAAAAAGCATGGCGGCATACTCAGAACTTCAGAAGCTCTGGCTGAGGGTATATACCGACAATCCGTATTATTGAGTCTTTTAACGGGAGCTTCCAAGACGAATGCTTGAACCTGCACTGGTTCCTTTCTCTTGTCGATGCTCGCGGGAAGATTGAGACCTGGAAGACCGAATATAACTCCTTCCGTCCGCACAGCTAACTAGGAGATGTAACCCCGAATGAGCACATTCAGAAACATCAAATAATGACCTATTCTCTACTTTTGACTGGGTAAATTACGGGGAGGGGCTCATAAACATTAGGTCTTGAACCAGACAAATCTGCAATCAATTATTCAGATTTTCTTATATGTTTTAAGATCACGTCGGTAATCCGATCTTGATGTTCAATATCATCTGCTCGTATCCCATCTATTTCTGCACAGCAACTGAAACTTATGCAAAAAGAGCTTGTCTCCAAACTTGAGTATCCCTTAAGAATAGAACTAATAGAAACCTTGTACCAGACCAGAAGGAGGGCTTTAAATTTGGCTAACCATACAAAACAAAAAAGCCGCTAACTCTTTGCGAGATAGCGGCTTATAATAATGCGATCCGGACGAGACTCGAACTCGCGACCTCCTGCGTGACAGGCAGGCGTTCTAACCAACTGAACTACCGGACCAAAGAGCTCCAAATATAACTACCTTATCGCACACATGTCAAGCTCTAATTTTATTTTCTTTAATGCTTTTGGTTGACTCATATAAATTAGTTACCATTTAAAAAATGGATAACATACTGCTTATGTATCAACCGACATTTATAGAAGTTTCTCACGACATTAGTGTCGAAGTAAAACCGGTTTACCTGGAACAGGAGTCGAGTCCTGTGTCCAATAAACATGTCTTTGCTTATTTTATCTCTATAAACAACTTAGGATCGCGAACCGTAAAGTTGCTCCGCCGGCATTGGCTTATTGAAGACTCTATTGGCGAAACGCACGAGATAGACGGGGAAGGAGTTATCGGACAAAAACCCACTATCCCACCAGATGGTGAGCATTCCTATAACAGTTTCTGTGTGCTAAATTCGTATAAGGGCAGTATGAAGGGATTTTATACCATGCAGACTATGGATGACCAGGTTTTAAAAGTACGCATTCCAAAATTCCTGCTGATTTCACACCTGTTGAATTAAACTATTGGTCAAAAATAAAAGGAGGACCGTAAGTATCAGTTACGGCCCTCTGTCGGGATGGTGATGGGATGTATTAGGGATACAGTGTATTAACTATCCAAAGACGTTTCTATTGCCTTTAAAATTTCATCACTTTCAGGTTTTGTATCACTGCGAAAACGATGGACTAACTCCCCGTCTTTTCCAATCAAAAATTTCTCGAAATTCCACTTAATCTCGCCGGTAAAATCGGGGTTTGAAGCCGTTGTGAGGTATTTAAACAGAGGATGCTGATCTTCACCCTTAACCGAAATTTTTGAAAACAACGGGAACCCTACATCGTAATTCACATTGCAAAATTGCTTTATTTCCTCGTCACTGCCCGGTTCCTGACCTCCAAAATTGTTCGCGGGAAAGCCCAAAACCTCAAACCCCTGATCGTTATACTTCTCATAAATATTTTGCAACCCCTCGTACTGGGGAGTAAAACCACATTCAGACGCCGTATTAACAATAAGCAGTACCTTCCCTTCATACTTTTGAAGAGGTGTTACCTCGCCGTCAATGTTTGTAGGTTCAAATTCATATACAGAAGTATTATTTTCACCCATAAACGAAAAAGTAAGCATGAATAAGGTTATCAGTAATCCGAGAGATTTCATAGATTGTAAGCTGTTGTTTTATTTAATGTAACTGAACATATAAATGTAAATTTATGAATAATCATTCCCTAAATGATTGTCCAATGATACGATCTTTTTTAGTTATTTGCCTAACGGCGGGAATTATATCTGCTCTACAGACCAATGCCAGGGCACAGATGTTTTCTATGGATAATGACCGCTCCTCTTTATCTCGCATAACATCTGAGGTATATCTCGGTTTAGAGCCTACCACAGTAACGTACCAGGGAGATGAATCTGTTGAACTGCCCGGACAGTTTAACTATGATGCTCCGATTATTCGTGTCGGCTATAACGGCCGCAGCCTCAACCTTTTTATGGGGGCTGGCGGAGAAATTACCGGAAGCGATAATGTAGGTTATTTTGATGTGGGCGGAAATATAAATTACGGGTTTCCACTCTATGCTACTGAAGAAGTGCTTATCCAACTGCCCATACAAATCGCCTCCAGATATGTAAATATTACCAATAGTCAGAATGTTGCTACCCTGGATCGTTTCCGCTTTGGCAGCCTTACGGCCGGCACCGGTATCAAAGCAATGGTTCGTCCTACTCAGAAAGTACGTCTGCAGGCCGGAGCAGTGCCGGCTTATGGCTTTTCGTTTGCTTCCGGAGGACTTTTTGGCGGATCATTAGGATCACTCGCATTGAATGGACGGCTTTATCTCGACCGGCTATTTAATAATAATATAGGCTTAAGTTTCGGATACATGTACGAGCTTCGCAACTATAATGTGGAGGAAGAAAGATATGACTACCGGATAAAAGGACACAGCCTTCAACTGGGAATTACTTTTTAAATCAGCGGCATGAAGACGGAAAAACTACTTTTAGAACTGGAACAGCTGGTAGAACAATCGGGCTACGCCATACGTAAAGAAAAAGGTACCTTTAGAGGTGATTCCTGTGTAATGGAAGGAGAAAAGCTGGTAGTTTTAAATAAAAAAAAGCCTGAACAACAACAGGTGGGGCTTTTAGCCCGAGTACTCCAGGATCAATCCCTGCAGGATATCTATATTAAACCAGCAGTACGAAAACACCTGGAAGAACTGTGGGATCGCTTCGAACGATTTAAGGATCAGGAAATTGAAGAGCTAGATATAGATTTGGAAGAATGAAATTAACTTTCTTAGGAACCGGTACCTCAATGGGCGTCCCAGTGGCCGGCGGTTTTGGCAAGGAACGGCTGGATGGGGATCCCCGGAATGTACGATGGCGCTGCTCGGCCTGGATAGAAACAGATGAGTCATCTATCGTTATAGATACCGGACCCGAATTTCGCCTGCAAAGCATCCGCTCGGGTCTTTCCCATATAGATCTGGTACTGATTACCCACGAACACATGGACCATATCTCGGGACTGGATGATCTTCGGCCTTTTTGCTATGAGCAAAACCAAAGTATTCCTGTTTATGCCGGGAAAAAATGTCTCCACGCCATTCGCAAGCGGTTTGACTATATGTTCGGCCCTAACCGGTATCCTGGAGCAACTTCCCTGGATCTTCAGGAGGTCCCCGATTCATTTACCTTTCGGGATCTGGAAATTACTCCTCTGCCCGCTACTCATGGAAAAATAAATGTGCTGGGCTACCGGGTTAATGACCTTTCTTACCTCACGGATGTAAACGCCATCCCGGATGCTACCAAAAGAAAAATTGTGGGATCCAAAATGCTGGTCCTCGACGGACTGCGATGGAAGCCCGAACACCCAACCCATATGACCATTCCCCAAGCCGTATCCGTAGCTGAGGAGCTTGAAGTTCCCCAAACCTACCTTATCCACATGAACTCTTCTGTTAATCACAGCAAGAGCAATGAACGCCTTCCCGATCACGTTCAGCTTGCGTATGATCAGTTAACGGTAGAAATATAGATAGGAATCCCTCAGCTATAAATATTTTTTGTTTTTATCCTCTTCCTTCAGCTGATTTACAATCTGCTTGACTCCCTGCGCCTCATTTAAATTACACACTAAAATAGCCTGGTCGGTTTCTACCACTGCCAAATCTTCGACCCCAACGAGCGCAATCATCTTGTCACTATTGCTCTGAACAAGGTTATTTTTGGATTTGGTAATAGTAATATGTTCGGCTTCAATGACATTACCATTATTATCCTTCTCCCTCAAATCATACACGGCATTCCAGCTTCCTACATCACTCCATCCGAAAGAGCCGGGAACCACATATACACTTTCCGACTGTTCCATAATGCCGTAGTCAATTGAGATAGATGGACAGGCATGATAAAATTGATCAATGGCTTCTTTCTGCTTCTCACTGCCTATAGCGGGAGCAAGCGCATCTATCTGCTCACTTATTTCCGGCAGATGCTTTTTAAACTCATCCAGAATGGTTGTCGCACTCCACACAAACATCCCGCTGTTCCATAAGAAATTTCCCGAACTAATGAATTGCCGAGCGGTTTGCAAGTCGGGTTTCTCCCGAAACTGCTTAACTTTTCTTACTTCTTTTTGCTCATGCATCTCCGACTGTTCTGTATCAAACTCTATATATCCGTATCCTGTTTCCGGCCGATTGGGTTCTATGCCTATCGTAACCAGGTTATTCCCTTCCCTTGCTTTGGCATTCGCGGCTTTTAGTACCTTGCGAAACTTCTCCGGATGCCGGACAAGGTGATCCGCCGGAAGCACCGCCAAGGTAGCGTCAGGATCTTCTTCCTGAATTAAAGCAGCAGCCAGAGCCACGCAAGGGGCTGTATTTTTAGCAACGGCCTCACCAATGATATTTTTTGGGGGAACTTCAGGAAGCTGCTTGTTAACCAAATCGACATAGCGATCGTTGGTTATAACCCACAGGCGTTCAGCCGGGATAAGCTCCTTAATCCGGTCTGCAGTAGTCTGTAACATGGTTTGGTCGCCAAACAGGTTTAAAAACTGCTTGGGATGCTTTTTAGTGCTTTTGGGCCAAAAACGCGTACCGGATCCCCCGGCCATTATTACTGCATAAAACATGACTGATAAACTATTTTTGATATCAAAATTTACTATCGGAAAGGTACTTAAAAATGCGATGAGAGTGAAAAAGTCATCTCCTCATTCCGGAAAGCCCGCTGCGCGCCGTACTTTACTGAGCGTAAAGCTGAATGTAGAACCTACATTGGGTGTGCTTTCAATAAAAAACTCCTCTCCGTGGGCTTCCATTATGTGCTTAACAATAGCCAGTCCCAGTCCGGTACCCCCTTTTTCTCGCGATCGTGACTTATCAATGCGGAAAAAGCGTTCGGTGACACGCTCGATATACTGCTGCTCAATCCCGATACCGGTATCCTGAACATAAACCAATACCTTGTCTTCGTCCCTGGAAAACGGTTTTTCGCCTATGGTTACGCTTCCTTCCGGCACATTATATTTGATTGCATTTTCAATAAGATTTATAAGCACCTGCTTAATCTGATTTTGGTCGGCACTTACGATAATATCCTTATCAAATCCTTCTTTTTGCAACGTAATGTTCTCTTTTTGTGCTTTATATTGTAGATTTTCAACGGTATCATCCACAATTTTTCGAAGGTTAATATCCTGTACTTCGGATTTCAATTCTCCGGTTTCGAGCTTGGAGATCTCCATCAAATCTTTGGTTAAGAAAATCAGGCGATTAACATTTCGCATCGCCTTTTTCAAAAACTTCCGGTTTACCTCTTCGTCATCAATGGCCCCGTTAAGCAGTGTTTCTATAAATCCCTGGATGGCAAAAATAGGGGTTTTAAGCTCATGCGAAATGTCTCCGATAAATTCCTTGCGATAGTTCTCAATACGGTTAAGACGCTGGATCTCACGCTCGATAGTCTTACTGGCCCGAATAGACTGGGTAATTACATAATCTAATTCATCTCGGTTTTCGGAGGTGAAGTCCGAATAATCCTCAAAACGTTTACGGGCAATACTTCTGGTTATTTGATTTAACTGCTCCATACGACGAAACTGGAGCCTGTAACTCACATAATAGACCAATCCAAATGTTAACAGGATAAGGATCAGGTTGAAGAGAAGGAGAGTAACCAAGGCGGGAGTAAAGAAAAGATAACCCAATCCAAAACCCACTACTCCCACAGCTAAAGCCGAGCCAAGTGCAATTTTAAAAGAGAGGCGGGATGATTTTTTAAATGGAGCCTTCTTCATTCCTTATTCCTTAAAGCGATATCCGACACCTTTTACGGTTTCAATATATTCATCTCCCAGCTTTTTGCGAATTTTTCGAACATGCACATCTACCGTTCGATCAACCACGTATACATTATCACCCCAAACGTGATTCAGGAGTGTCTGGCGATCCATTACTTTTCCTTTTCGGCTGGCCAGGAAGTAAAGCAGTTCAAATTCCTTGCGGGGCAGCTGAAATTCTTCGTCTGCCTGGGTTACGATATAACGATCTTTATCAATAGTAATGTCGTGTACATTTATCTTATCTTGATCTTCAATAGCCGTCTCCTCAAAACGGCGCAATACGGCTTTTATGCGTGATATGAGCTTTGTGGTACTGATCGGCTTGGTTATATAGTCATCGCCGCCTTTATCAAGCCCTTCGATCTCCGTTTTTTCATCTCCCCGGGCTGTTAGAAAGATCACAGGAATACGCTTGAGCTGTCTGTCATCGCGAATTCGCTCTACCACTTCCAGCCCATCCATTTTGGGCATCATTATATCAAGCAGGATTAAGTCAGGCTGGTGTTTTCGAGCAACTTCAATTCCTTCCTGACCATCTTCAGCCTTTAGGACATCAAATCCTTCTTTTTTTAGGTTGTATTCAATGAGATCAAGCAAGTCCTTCTCATCATCAACCACTAAAATATTTTTCTTAGACACGGGCAAATAGTTAATTTCAATATTTAATTTATGTAAGCAGAATATTACCGAACCTTTATCTGCTTAATAGTACAAAGGGCCCGTCTAATATTAAACCCATTGGCTGTTAAATAATTGTTACGTATTAAGCTGGGCAAGTGCCCGTTTAACCAGTTCTTGTACGTTTTCGGCAGATTGTCCATTTTTTACAGCCATACCAACAGCCTTTTCAGAGTCGCGTTTTTTAAACCCGAGCGACTGCAGGGCAGAAATAGCTTCCTGTTTCAAATCGCCTGAAACAGCAGAAGAAGAAGTGTAAGTCGCATCCACCATTTCCGAAACCTTATCCTTAAGCTCAAGGATCATCCGTTCTGCCGTCTTTTTCCCAATTCCTTTAATCTGGGAAAGAGTTCCTTTGTCCTTCTGCACGATAGCGCCTGTTATTTCTTCTGCGGGCAAACCCGAAAGAATGGTTAGTCCCAGTTTAGGTCCTACCCCCTTAACCGTAATCAAAAGCTCAAATAGATCCTTCTCGTTTTGGCCTAAAAAGCCAAACAACCGCTGATCATTATCCGTTATATGATGATGGACCAATAACTCCGCTTCTTCACCTTTAGCGGGCAGCTCGTCCAGAGTCTGTGTGGAAATTTCTAACAGATAGCCAACATCATGAACATCCAAAACAAGCTGGTTTGCTGCCTTACTGTGTACAATACCTTTTAAATATGCAATCATAAAATATTAAGAACGTATCCGATCGGGATTATTAGCGACAAAGCTTTCCCAACTGGATTTACTATTATTCTGATGGGTTTTGTTCTGAGATTTGGGGATATCATTCTGAATACTGTTTTGCTTCATCAGGTGGCACCACGCTACCGCAAGCGCATCCGTGGCATCTTTTGAAAGTTTTTCCCCCGGAAGTTTCACCATCTTACGAAGCATAAAAGCGACCTGTTCCTTGCTTGCATTCCCGTTGCCGGTAATCGATTTTTTTACCTGCTTAGGATAGTATTCCGTAACTGAAATGTCATGGTTGGTAATAGCCAGCATGGCTGCAGCCTGGGCCCGTCCAAGTTTGAGCATCGCCTGGGGATCAACGCCATAAATGGGCGTTTCTACAGCACAGGAGGTAGGGTTAAAAGAAGAAACTATTTTAGAAACCTTATCAAAAATATACTGTAACCGATCGGAATGGTCATCCATCGTAGCCATATTTATAGTATCGCAACGCAGTGCAATAAGCTTGCCCTTTTGCCTGGTAAGAATAGCAAAGCCCGTGGTACGTGATCCGGGATCTATACCTAAAATGATATTTTCTGCCATACCCATATTTTAATGACGGTTCATTAAAATATAACAGATTAGCATCACCATTCCATATTTAGCCAAATAAAAAAGTCCCGGCGGGTTACCACCGGGACTTCAAGGGTATCTATGCTTAGAATGCTACTTGGTAAGGGTTGGTTGCGTTCGCATTTTCTTAAAAAAACTTACAATTCTTTGATGACCAAATTTTGCTGCCAGGGTTAAGGCAGTATTACCATTTTCATCCTCAATTGTTGGATCTGCATGGTGAGACAATAGCTTTTCAACCACCTGCAGCTGACCTGTTTCAGCTGCTATTATTAACGCGGTTTTTCCTTCCTTATTGTGCAAATTAATATCCGGGTCGTGAGACAGGATAATATCCAAAATGCGATGATTTCCTATCTCCGTAGCAACCATCAGTGGAGTATTACCTTGCTTATCTCGTTTATTTACGTCAACATCATCAGAAAGCAGCACGTTTATACTGGTATAATCGATGCTTCGGATGGCTTCAAATATATTCTCCTTGATCTGATCTGTGTTAGAATTAGCCTTTGCACCACTAACCCATAGCAGGCTTAGGGCGGTGATTAAGAATAATCCTTTTAATATTTTCATTATTTTTATAAAATTTATTTTATTATCAGTTAATTAGATATTAATTATTGCTCTACTTAGAGCGATGCAAAGATACGCACTTTCTGCAGCGAAAGTTACGGTACAAAAGTACTTTCCTAATAACTAGAAAGGGTTAGTACAGGTAGGATCCTCTCCTTACTTATTAACGAAAATTCTATATATTCATTAATTCCTTTGGCAGCCACCACTATATTCCCAAAGTTGTAAATAACATAGCTAGCCCGGAATATGAAGGGATGATGAAGGAGGAATTTTTATGTGCGCAGAGCTTTATTAGTCAATAAAAATTATACTCTCAGTAATTGATATTCTCGCTCTTTTAAGCGCTGGCTGGGACTTTTTATATAATCCCCCCCCACCTAATAAGACATTGACTTATTCAACGAATAAGTAATGCGGGGAAGGTACGATATACAATAAAAGCCTATTATTTCTTGGGCTTATTGAAATTCTTGAAAAGTGCCAATTCTTGAAAAGTAATCCCGGGCCACTTCCATTACTTTCGGCGCTAAAATCAATCCGGACACCATAGTTGGTATAGCCATCAAAGCGAACATCCCATCGATAAGATCGATAACCGCTCCAATAGAGGCAATAGAGCCAAAAACAATGGATCCCACATAAAAATAATTGTACCAGTGTTGTCGTTCAGCCCCGATTAAAAATCCCAGGCACTTGGTGCCATAATACGAGTATGTAAGCATAGAACTTATGGAAAAAAAGAGTACGCATATTACCAGTAAATAGGTACCGACGGTAGGCAGGGCTTCGTTAAATGCATTGAGAGTAAGGGTGACACCATTAGCTTCCGTAGATTTCCACACCCCCGTTACCAAAATAGCCAGAGCTGTCATCGTGCAAGTTATAATTGTATCGATAGCTGGACCGAGCATAGCGACGAGGCCTTCCCGTACGGGCTCCTTAGTTTTAGCAGCTCCGTGGGCAAGGGCCTCGGTACCGAGGCCAGCCTCGTTGGAAAATACGCCGCGCTGAATACCTATTACAATTAAGGAGCCAACCGCTCCCCCCATCACTGATTTTCCCGTAAAAGCATCGGTAACAATCAGTCCCAGGTAATAGGGGATTTCGGCTATATGAGAAACTAAAATAGCAATCACACATCCTACGTAAATAACCACCATAGCAGGAACCAACCGTGATGTAACTTTTCCGATCCGTTTAATGCCCCCGAAAATGACGAAAGAGACAAGGACTACAAGCACCAGCCCGGTAATCAGATCTCCTCCCATATGGGCATTTTCAGCCACCCATCCCTGGGGAATATAAATACTGTCACGCAGTATTTGTGTCAGCTGATTTGCCTGAAAAATGGGCAGCGGACCAAAAATACCGGCAACAGCAAACAACATAGCCAGCGGTTTCCATTTTTTACCGAGTCCCTCTGTTATTACGTACATGGGGCCTCCCTGTATTTTTCCTGCTGTATCCTTTCCACGATATAAAATAGCAAGCGTACAGGTAAAAAATTTCGTCGCCATCCCTACAAAGGCGCTTACCCACATCCAAAAGAGTGCGCCAGGCCCACCCATGAAGATTGCGACTGCAACCCCGCTGATATTTCCCATCCCAACGGTAGCAGCAAGAGCACTGGAAAGGGCTTCAAAGTGAGAAATATCTCCCGGATCATCAGGATTATCATATTTCCCCCGCAATATTTCGAGCGCATGAAAAAAGAATTTAAAAGGAGCAAAGCGGGAGTAGACCATAAAGAAAAGTCCACCACCGACTAACAGATACACCAGCGGCATACCCCACATAAAACTTGAAAATGCAGCCAGATACTCTTCAATAAGTTTCAGAACGGATACCTCGTGTGAATTTAATTAAATGCTTAACGGTGCGAATATACTAATTAGAACGGCTAAAAAAGATAAAATCGGTTGCAGGTGGTGTGATTCCTGCATTTCGCAACAAAACGGCGATCTGTGCACGGTGATGCTGCCCATGGATAATAAGATGTTGCAAAATATCCGATAAGGGGGTTTCAAAAGCTTTGCCCTTAGAATTCTGATAGGCAATTAGCTTTTCTAATGATGAGCGATTATTCTCAATTAATAATTTCCATTCTTCGGAAAGCGTTTTTAGCTTTTGAAGTCCTTCCGATAATCCATAGTCTGGCCAAATATCCAGCTCATCAGTAGATTGGCCTTTAATTCGATTATACCATACTTCCTGCGCGCCGGCAATATGGCTGTAATAAGCTATGGCTTCATCAGCTTCAGGAAAATTCAAATTATCCTGCAACGTCAACAATATTTGGTCATTTGCCCAGATATCATAAGAGTACAATCGCAAAAAATGATCAGCCGCATCCATAGGACCTGTTTTCAGTATCAAAATAACTTTATAAAATCATATCAGAATCATTGCTATTATACAAATTTTGAAGTAGATATTTGGGAGACTATTTTAAGGTATCTAATCAAAAAGAAATTGAATCAATAAATTATGCTGTTAGCACTGGATATCGGAAACAGTAATATCGTCATAGGAGTATCTGACGAAAATAAATGGGTGCATCAATGGCGCATTCAAACGGATGACGATAAAACTGCTCACGAATATGCCGTACTGATGGGCAGTTTGTTTAAAGAAGTGGACCTGAATTACCCCCACTTCAGCCGCATTATCATTGGTAGTGTTGTTCCCCAGCTTGCCCAAACTATTCGTGATGTCTTTAGTAACCGATCAAATGTGGACCCGCTAATTCTAAACGGAGATATTGAAACCGGTATCGAAA harbors:
- a CDS encoding alanine/glycine:cation symporter family protein, which produces MWGMPLVYLLVGGGLFFMVYSRFAPFKFFFHALEILRGKYDNPDDPGDISHFEALSSALAATVGMGNISGVAVAIFMGGPGALFWMWVSAFVGMATKFFTCTLAILYRGKDTAGKIQGGPMYVITEGLGKKWKPLAMLFAVAGIFGPLPIFQANQLTQILRDSIYIPQGWVAENAHMGGDLITGLVLVVLVSFVIFGGIKRIGKVTSRLVPAMVVIYVGCVIAILVSHIAEIPYYLGLIVTDAFTGKSVMGGAVGSLIVIGIQRGVFSNEAGLGTEALAHGAAKTKEPVREGLVAMLGPAIDTIITCTMTALAILVTGVWKSTEANGVTLTLNAFNEALPTVGTYLLVICVLFFSISSMLTYSYYGTKCLGFLIGAERQHWYNYFYVGSIVFGSIASIGAVIDLIDGMFALMAIPTMVSGLILAPKVMEVARDYFSRIGTFQEFQ
- a CDS encoding DinB family protein encodes the protein MILKTGPMDAADHFLRLYSYDIWANDQILLTLQDNLNFPEADEAIAYYSHIAGAQEVWYNRIKGQSTDELDIWPDYGLSEGLQKLKTLSEEWKLLIENNRSSLEKLIAYQNSKGKAFETPLSDILQHLIIHGQHHRAQIAVLLRNAGITPPATDFIFFSRSN